Below is a window of Brachyspira hampsonii DNA.
AAATCCTACTTTAAAATCTTCCGGAACATCTACTGCTATATCTGTTAGAGTTATAGTTTTAGTTCTTTGACCGCATGAAGAAAATAATAATAAAAAAGAAATTATTATCAGGGTATTAATTAATTTTTTAAATAACTTATCCATATTAATATTATATATCATATTATATATTTTTAAAGTATAAATTATAATATATTGATTTTTTTTATAAAAATGAAAAATTATTTTTAATTATTGAATTATTTTTTTATATTTAAATATATATTTGATTTTAATTTTGAATGAAAATAAAAATTGAAAGGATACTTTATAATGAGAAAAACAAAAATAATAGCAACTTTAGGACCAAGATGGTCTAATGAGGATATGATAAGAAAGATTATAGAAAATGGGGCAGATGTATGCAGGTTAAATTTTTCTTTTGGAACTTATGATGAGCATTTAGAGAGAATAAATATAATAAGAAAAGTATCGAATGAGTTAAAAAAACCTGTTGCAATATTGGCAGATTTGCAAGGACCTAAAATAAGAATAGGTAAATTGAAAGAGCCTATTACCGTAAAAGAAGGCGATATAGTAAAACTTAGCGGATATAAAGAAACTAATGATGAGAGCATTATACCTACAACACATTCCAATATAGCCCATGATGTAAAATCAGGCTCTATGCTATTAATATCTGACGGTACTATACAGCTTATAGTAGAATCAAGCGATGAGGCTTCAAAACTTGTTGTATGTAAGGTTATAACAGGAGGTACTATATTAAGCAGTAAGGGTATTAATCTTCCGGGGGCACATGTTACAACAGAAGTTCTTACTGAAAAAGATGTTAATGATGCTTTATTTGCTGCTAAGAATGGAGTTAATTATTTAGGAATGAGTTTTGTAAGAAAGGCTGAAGATGTTATTAGGCTTAGAAAGATATTAGATGATAATAATCTTAAAGATGTGGGTATTGTTTCAAAAATAGAAAATACTGAATCTCTTGAGAATTTAGAAGATATAATAAAGCATTCTGACGGCGTAATGGTGGCTAGAGGAGATTTAGGAGTAGAAATACCATTTGGAGAAGTACCTGTTTGGCAGAAGAAGATATTAAGAATGGCAAATGATATAGGAAAAATCACTATTATAGCAACCCAAATGCTTGAAAGTATGACAAAGAGTCCTGTGCCTTCAAGAGCTGAGGCTAGTGATGTTGCTAATGCTGTTTTAGACGGTACTGATGTTGTTATGATGTCTGCCGAAACTGCTTCTGGGGATTATCCTATAGAATCTGTTAAAGCTATGGTTTCTATAGTAGAGGCGGCAGAAAAATCCGTTATAAGAGATTTGCATGAAAATATGTCTTATTTAGACAGGGGAGTTAATGATGCATTGACTGACAGTGCTTCTTATTTATCATATTGTTTAGATAATAAAGTCATAATTGCTCTTTCAAGATCTGGACATACTGTTAAAAATTTATCTAAAAAAAGACCTAAAACACCTATAGTTTTTATGTCTGCTGATACTGATTTATGTAACAGGCTTTCTATATGTCATAATGTTTATACTATACTCATGCCTGAAGATTTGAATTTCAGTGCCGGTATAAGTCATGGCGGACAGATTGATATACTTGAAGATACATTAATCAAACATAATTTAGCTAATCATGGAGATATTGCTATACTTGTCAGCGGAAGCAAATGGCAGGGAAGATGGCAGGAAAACAGTGTTCGTGTAGTTGTAATACATTAATTTATATATTATATGGTTTTTAAGGATTACTATTAATTATAGTAATCCTTTTTTAATATTTTATATGTTTAATAATTATATTATATGCCAAAAAATTAGATAAAAAATTAATATTTTATAAATTACTACTTGAAGTAATTTTGAAATTTTGTATAATATTATGATTAATAAACTTTATGGAGTGGTTTTTATATGGATAATGAAAAAAGAGAGAGGTTATCTAACCGAATTGGTTTTATTATTGTATCGGCCGGATGTGCCATAGGGCTTGGCAATATATGGCGATTTCCT
It encodes the following:
- the pyk gene encoding pyruvate kinase; translated protein: MRKTKIIATLGPRWSNEDMIRKIIENGADVCRLNFSFGTYDEHLERINIIRKVSNELKKPVAILADLQGPKIRIGKLKEPITVKEGDIVKLSGYKETNDESIIPTTHSNIAHDVKSGSMLLISDGTIQLIVESSDEASKLVVCKVITGGTILSSKGINLPGAHVTTEVLTEKDVNDALFAAKNGVNYLGMSFVRKAEDVIRLRKILDDNNLKDVGIVSKIENTESLENLEDIIKHSDGVMVARGDLGVEIPFGEVPVWQKKILRMANDIGKITIIATQMLESMTKSPVPSRAEASDVANAVLDGTDVVMMSAETASGDYPIESVKAMVSIVEAAEKSVIRDLHENMSYLDRGVNDALTDSASYLSYCLDNKVIIALSRSGHTVKNLSKKRPKTPIVFMSADTDLCNRLSICHNVYTILMPEDLNFSAGISHGGQIDILEDTLIKHNLANHGDIAILVSGSKWQGRWQENSVRVVVIH